The following nucleotide sequence is from Helicobacter pylori NQ4053.
TGCATAAGCCTCAATAAGATTTTTAGCGTAAAAAGAAGTTTTGAACGCTTCCAGATCCTTTTCTTCTTCAGTGATCGCCCTAAAAGCTTCACTCAAACCATAATACTTATAGGACAGAATGGGTTCAAGGTTGATTAAAGAATACTTTGGGTCTTTGTTTTGGGTAATCTTGGCTAAAAGACCCAGTAAAATCAGGCTTGTAGCCAATCGTTGCTGGCCGTCTATGATTTCAAACGCGCTGCTTTCAAGCTCATTTTCAGTCTCTCTTAAGGTTAAACTATGCATGTAATGGAATTTATCTCCCAGCTTAGAGACATGCTCTAAATCGTTCCAAAAATCCTTCAATTGCCTATCCTGCCATGCATACCCCCTTTGATAGCTGGGGATTTCAAACACGCCTTTTTCAATCACTCCGTCTAAATTT
It contains:
- a CDS encoding DUF262 domain-containing protein; the protein is MELLNLDGVIEKGVFEIPSYQRGYAWQDRQLKDFWNDLEHVSKLGDKFHYMHSLTLRETENELESSAFEIIDGQQRLATSLILLGLLAKITQNKDPKYSLINLEPILSYKYYGLSEAFRAITEEEKDLEAFKTSFYAKNLIEAYA